A single window of Archangium gephyra DNA harbors:
- a CDS encoding HAD family hydrolase, with protein MAIRCVVLDFDGTFTDAAAEGAPFVQHFRRRLSEELGRDVMEAGWADVEAGVLASNEEHGWEVGGRIVAPATADPYLLANFVARRLCDRLGVMQDKAERAALLDKLYREAYAQVGMAFKPEAKEVLEALLETGLPVHVVTNAHTATVEAKLTKLAPRGRERLRVSGDARKFLIEPASTEDAIFGAVPETMQVAALVRPVHLRRGRYYDALRRIWNETDTSPETTLVAGDIYELDLAMPAALGASVQLVQRANTLEYERRAIAALGSRGGMDPSLRAILPRLRG; from the coding sequence ATGGCGATTCGATGCGTGGTGCTGGATTTCGACGGGACGTTCACCGACGCGGCGGCGGAAGGCGCGCCCTTCGTCCAGCACTTCCGCCGGCGCTTGTCCGAGGAGCTCGGCCGGGACGTGATGGAGGCGGGGTGGGCGGACGTGGAGGCGGGCGTGCTGGCCAGCAACGAGGAGCACGGCTGGGAGGTGGGAGGCCGCATCGTGGCGCCGGCCACGGCGGATCCGTACCTGCTGGCCAACTTCGTGGCGCGGCGGCTGTGTGACCGGCTCGGGGTGATGCAGGACAAGGCCGAGCGCGCGGCGCTGCTCGACAAGCTCTACCGCGAGGCGTACGCGCAGGTGGGCATGGCCTTCAAGCCCGAGGCGAAGGAGGTGCTGGAGGCGCTGCTGGAGACGGGGCTGCCGGTGCACGTGGTCACCAACGCGCACACGGCCACGGTGGAGGCGAAGCTGACGAAGCTGGCCCCGCGCGGCCGCGAGCGGCTGCGGGTCTCCGGGGACGCGCGCAAGTTCCTCATCGAGCCGGCCTCCACGGAGGACGCCATCTTCGGCGCCGTGCCCGAGACGATGCAGGTGGCGGCGCTGGTGCGTCCCGTCCACCTGCGGCGCGGCCGCTACTACGATGCGCTGCGCCGCATCTGGAACGAGACGGACACCTCGCCGGAGACGACGCTGGTGGCCGGCGACATCTACGAGCTGGACCTGGCGATGCCCGCGGCGCTCGGGGCCAGCGTGCAGCTGGTGCAGCGCGCCAACACGCTCGAGTACGAGCGCCGGGCCATCGCCGCGCTCGGCTCGCGCGGCGGCATGGATCCGAGCCTGCGCGCCATCCTCCCGCGCCTGCGCGGCTGA
- a CDS encoding ATP-binding protein: MTRVTARPAVLLVDDHPSNLQALEGVLEPLQVRTTQATSGEQALKCLLREDFAVIILDARMPGMDGFETARLIRQRARHRDTPIILISAYHQDESSIIQGYVEGAVDYLAKPFEPEVLRAKVGLFVGLFEKDRELKERAARLREAQAELLAREHAALLEAAVQRARLHGVFTQAPVAIALLQGPTHVYTYANPLYLRLVGRRDILGKPAREAHPEIDGQHSFELLDHVFRTGEPVTGKAIPLRLEGETGRETAFFDFVYQPLRTQEGSMEGLLVCACEVTTQMLARLKAEELSARLQRQHEALQKSEERFRSLAHAVSQIVWTTDAEGRVAVDSPHWRAFTGQPLEKYFDGRYGWLECIHPEDRSRTVRAWVEALRLRKVFELEHRVRRHDGKYRHMSVRGVPVVTEDGRVREWVGIHIDITEQRRSEASASFLARASALLSTSLDYEATLAHVARLVVPTLADWCAVDLLSADGGLERVAAAHHEPEKVGLVHEVLRHFELDWNAPRGLPKVLRTGETEWLPTVPEFFFDAGARDEHQTRLLHELGLGSYLCVPLLSRGRILGALTLVYAREGREYEEWELRLAEDLARRAASSVDNARLFREAKEAVQVRDEFLSIASHELKTPLTPLRLKLHSLRRSARTRSGDLDSGTLLEHLDVAERQVSRLSRLIDSLLDVSRIGAGKLELDWEDVDLVEVVREVVGRFEPQATKAGCRVTVSAPGPVLGRWDRLRLDQVVTNLLTNALKYGAGKPVELSVTTQAGHAVLLVHDQGIGIEPGNLSRIFERFERAVSERHYGGLGLGLYITRTIVQALGGTIEARSTPGEGSTFSVSLPGVYAEQSPRTPAL; the protein is encoded by the coding sequence GTGACGAGGGTGACTGCCAGGCCCGCCGTCCTGCTGGTGGACGACCACCCCTCCAACCTCCAGGCGCTCGAGGGGGTGCTGGAGCCGCTGCAGGTGCGCACGACGCAGGCCACGTCCGGGGAGCAGGCGCTGAAGTGTCTGCTCCGGGAGGACTTCGCCGTCATCATCCTGGATGCGCGGATGCCGGGAATGGATGGCTTCGAGACGGCCCGGCTCATCCGCCAGCGGGCGCGGCACCGGGACACGCCCATCATCCTCATCTCGGCCTACCACCAGGACGAGTCCTCCATCATCCAGGGCTACGTGGAGGGCGCGGTGGACTACCTGGCCAAGCCCTTCGAGCCGGAGGTGCTGCGGGCCAAGGTGGGGCTCTTCGTGGGCCTGTTCGAGAAGGACCGGGAGCTCAAGGAGCGGGCGGCCCGGCTGCGCGAGGCCCAGGCCGAGCTGCTCGCGCGCGAGCATGCGGCGCTGCTGGAGGCGGCCGTCCAGCGGGCGCGGCTCCACGGGGTCTTCACGCAGGCCCCCGTGGCCATCGCCCTGTTGCAGGGGCCCACGCATGTCTACACGTACGCCAATCCGCTCTACCTGCGGCTCGTCGGGCGGCGCGACATCCTCGGCAAGCCCGCGCGCGAGGCCCATCCGGAGATCGACGGGCAGCACAGCTTCGAGCTGTTGGACCATGTCTTCCGTACGGGCGAGCCGGTGACGGGCAAGGCGATTCCCCTCCGGCTGGAGGGGGAGACGGGACGGGAGACGGCCTTCTTCGACTTCGTGTACCAGCCGCTGCGCACGCAGGAGGGCAGCATGGAGGGCCTGCTCGTGTGCGCCTGCGAGGTCACCACGCAGATGCTCGCCCGGCTGAAGGCGGAGGAGCTGTCGGCGAGGTTGCAGCGCCAGCACGAGGCCCTGCAGAAGAGCGAGGAGCGCTTCCGCTCCCTGGCGCATGCCGTCTCGCAAATCGTATGGACGACGGACGCCGAGGGACGTGTCGCCGTGGACTCGCCCCACTGGCGGGCCTTCACCGGCCAGCCGCTGGAGAAGTACTTCGACGGGCGTTACGGCTGGCTGGAGTGCATCCACCCGGAGGACCGGAGCCGGACGGTCCGCGCGTGGGTGGAGGCGCTGCGCCTGCGCAAGGTCTTCGAGCTGGAGCACCGGGTGCGCCGGCATGACGGGAAGTACCGGCACATGTCCGTGAGGGGCGTGCCGGTGGTGACGGAGGATGGGCGGGTGCGCGAGTGGGTGGGCATCCACATCGACATCACCGAGCAGCGGCGCTCCGAGGCGTCCGCCTCCTTCCTCGCCCGCGCGAGCGCGCTGCTCTCCACCTCCCTGGACTACGAGGCCACCCTGGCGCACGTGGCCCGGCTGGTGGTGCCCACGCTGGCGGACTGGTGCGCGGTGGATCTGCTGTCGGCGGACGGAGGCCTCGAGCGCGTCGCGGCGGCCCACCACGAGCCGGAGAAGGTGGGGTTGGTGCACGAGGTGCTGCGCCACTTCGAGCTGGACTGGAATGCCCCCCGGGGCCTGCCCAAGGTGCTGCGCACGGGCGAGACGGAGTGGCTGCCCACCGTTCCCGAGTTCTTCTTCGACGCGGGCGCGCGGGACGAGCACCAGACGCGGCTGCTGCACGAGCTCGGCCTCGGCTCGTACCTGTGCGTGCCCCTGCTCAGCCGGGGGCGGATTCTCGGGGCGCTCACGCTCGTCTACGCGCGGGAGGGGCGGGAGTATGAGGAGTGGGAGCTGCGGCTGGCGGAGGACCTGGCGCGCCGCGCCGCCAGCTCCGTGGACAACGCCCGGCTCTTCCGCGAGGCCAAGGAGGCCGTGCAGGTGCGCGACGAGTTCCTCTCCATCGCCTCGCACGAGCTGAAGACGCCCCTGACGCCGCTGCGCCTCAAGCTGCACTCCCTGCGCCGCTCCGCCCGCACCCGGAGCGGCGACCTGGACAGCGGGACGCTGCTCGAGCACCTGGACGTCGCCGAGCGGCAGGTGTCCCGGCTCTCGCGCCTCATCGACAGCCTGCTGGACGTCTCGCGCATCGGCGCCGGCAAGCTCGAGCTGGACTGGGAGGACGTGGACCTGGTGGAGGTGGTGCGCGAGGTGGTGGGCCGCTTCGAGCCCCAGGCCACCAAGGCCGGGTGCCGCGTCACGGTGAGCGCCCCGGGGCCCGTGCTCGGCCGGTGGGATCGGCTGCGGTTGGATCAGGTCGTGACGAACCTGCTCACCAACGCGCTCAAGTACGGGGCCGGCAAGCCCGTGGAGCTGTCCGTGACCACGCAGGCGGGCCATGCCGTGCTGCTGGTGCATGACCAGGGCATCGGCATCGAGCCGGGCAACCTCTCGCGCATCTTCGAGCGCTTCGAGCGCGCCGTGTCCGAGCGCCATTACGGCGGACTGGGCCTGGGCCTCTACATCACCCGCACCATCGTCCAGGCGCTCGGCGGCACCATCGAGGCCCGCAGCACCCCGGGCGAGGGCTCCACCTTCAGCGTGTCGCTTCCGGGTGTGTACGCCGAGCAGTCCCCGCGGACGCCGGCCTTGTGA
- the atpH gene encoding ATP synthase F1 subunit delta — protein MVNVSIARRYARALLDVATEAGRAEAVSEQLTSFSSAVGQNRELADVLFNPAYSREQRARVVESLLKALGPVETVLANSMRLLVDRNRLGYLPDIARLYRDMVDAQAGRLRGHVTSAVPLPADTLQSLAGTLKQLTQRNVVLESRVDPSVLGGVAAQVGSTLYDGTLRTQLEQLRRELKQR, from the coding sequence ATGGTGAACGTGTCAATCGCCCGCCGTTACGCCCGCGCGCTCCTCGACGTCGCCACTGAAGCTGGCCGCGCCGAGGCCGTGTCGGAGCAGCTCACTTCCTTCTCCAGCGCCGTCGGCCAGAACCGCGAGCTGGCGGACGTGCTGTTCAACCCGGCCTACTCCCGCGAGCAGCGCGCCCGCGTGGTGGAGTCGCTCCTCAAGGCGCTCGGCCCGGTGGAGACCGTGCTGGCCAACAGCATGCGTCTGCTGGTGGACCGCAACCGGCTGGGCTACCTGCCGGACATCGCCCGCCTCTACCGCGACATGGTGGACGCCCAGGCCGGCCGCCTGCGCGGCCACGTCACCAGCGCCGTCCCCCTGCCCGCCGACACCCTCCAGTCGCTGGCCGGCACCCTCAAGCAGCTCACCCAGCGCAACGTGGTGCTGGAGTCCCGCGTGGACCCCTCCGTCCTCGGTGGCGTCGCCGCCCAGGTGGGCAGCACCCTCTATGACGGCACCCTGCGCACCCAGCTCGAGCAGCTGCGCCGCGAGCTGAAGCAGCGCTGA
- a CDS encoding ATP-binding protein gives MAPSFSEEAQQCFGALLHASGLGLAFLDRELRFRFVSTALMTLSGLPGSAYEGRSTGEVWPGLTKELMPLLQRALAGEQVVGARVSGHPGFATNTHVRHFRVSVLPATSGGLRSGVGLMMEDETERVERELALRESEERLRGLVTVSCDGYFLHDAGLVLEVSRSLANLFGSPPEEMVGQPLSRWVAPESRDAVQRAVTRQVESPYEMTGLRADGKRLFLEVLGRPVEFCGRTVRMTAVWDISARKAAEEAAARADAFREQLLGVVGHDLRTPLYAIQLSTGALQRGGGLNETQARQVTHVATATRRMERMIHELLDFTRARLAGGIPVRCAPMEFDKLLERVVEEFQASHPTRLIVSKVEGDMRGTWDEARLGQLLDNLVGNALQHSPADTPVEVKAVGVPDGITLTVRNEGPPVPLEERATLFEPFKRGKRASGDGLGLGLYIARQIVVALGGRISVESGVGLGTRFIVWLPRHAPGA, from the coding sequence ATGGCCCCTTCTTTTTCCGAGGAGGCCCAGCAGTGCTTCGGGGCGCTACTCCATGCGTCGGGTCTCGGACTGGCGTTCCTCGACCGGGAGCTGCGCTTCCGTTTCGTCAGCACCGCCCTGATGACCTTGAGCGGGCTGCCCGGCAGCGCGTACGAGGGCCGCTCGACGGGCGAGGTCTGGCCCGGGCTGACCAAGGAGTTGATGCCCCTGCTGCAGCGCGCCCTGGCCGGTGAGCAGGTGGTGGGCGCGCGGGTATCGGGCCACCCGGGCTTCGCCACCAACACCCACGTGCGGCACTTCCGGGTGTCGGTGCTGCCCGCGACCTCGGGCGGACTGCGCTCGGGCGTGGGCCTGATGATGGAGGACGAGACGGAGCGCGTGGAGCGGGAGCTGGCCCTGCGCGAGAGCGAGGAGCGGCTGCGCGGCCTCGTCACCGTCTCGTGTGACGGCTACTTCCTGCATGACGCGGGCCTCGTCCTCGAGGTGAGCCGCTCGCTGGCCAACCTCTTCGGCAGCCCGCCGGAGGAGATGGTGGGCCAGCCGCTGTCGCGCTGGGTGGCGCCCGAGTCCCGCGACGCCGTGCAGCGGGCCGTCACCCGCCAGGTGGAGTCCCCCTACGAGATGACGGGGCTGCGCGCCGACGGCAAGCGCCTCTTCCTGGAGGTGCTGGGACGGCCGGTGGAGTTCTGCGGACGCACCGTGCGGATGACGGCCGTCTGGGACATCAGCGCCCGCAAGGCCGCCGAGGAGGCCGCCGCCCGCGCCGACGCCTTCCGCGAGCAGCTGCTGGGCGTGGTGGGCCATGACTTGCGCACCCCGCTCTACGCCATCCAGCTCAGCACGGGCGCGCTCCAGCGCGGCGGGGGGTTGAACGAGACCCAGGCCCGTCAGGTGACGCACGTGGCCACGGCGACGCGGCGCATGGAGCGGATGATCCACGAGCTGCTGGACTTCACGCGGGCGCGGCTGGCCGGAGGCATTCCGGTGCGGTGCGCGCCGATGGAGTTCGACAAGCTGCTGGAGCGGGTGGTGGAGGAGTTCCAGGCGTCCCACCCCACCCGGCTGATCGTCTCCAAGGTGGAGGGGGACATGCGGGGCACCTGGGACGAGGCGCGGCTCGGCCAGCTGCTGGACAACCTGGTGGGCAACGCCCTGCAGCACAGCCCCGCGGACACGCCGGTGGAGGTGAAGGCGGTGGGGGTGCCGGACGGCATCACCCTGACGGTGCGCAACGAGGGGCCGCCGGTACCGCTGGAGGAGCGGGCGACCTTGTTCGAGCCCTTCAAGCGGGGCAAGCGCGCCAGTGGCGATGGGCTGGGGCTGGGCCTCTATATCGCCCGGCAGATCGTGGTGGCCCTGGGGGGCCGCATCTCGGTCGAGTCCGGAGTGGGGCTGGGCACGCGCTTCATCGTGTGGCTGCCCCGGCACGCCCCGGGCGCCTGA
- the atpA gene encoding F0F1 ATP synthase subunit alpha, which produces MEIRADEISRIIREQIKDYGKKVTVAETGTVLSVGDGIARVYGLEGVLSGELVEFSNGVKGLVLNLEEDNVGVAIMGDFKDIREGDIVKRTSTIASVPVGKGLLGRVVSPLGEPLDGKGPITSTEVRRLEVKAPGIVKRKSVHEPLQTGIKALDALVPIGRGQRELIIGDRQTGKTAVAIDAIINQKGLNVYCVYVAIGQKQSTVAQVVEKLTRAGAMEYTVVVTANASDPAPMQFFAPYAGVAIGEYFRDNKMHSLIVYDDLSKQAVAYRQLSLLLRRPPGREAYPGDVFFIHSRLLERAAKLSDEEGAGSLTALPIIETQAGDVSAYIPTNVISITDGQIFLETDLFFAGVRPAINVGLSVSRVGSAAQIKAMKQVAGTLKLDLAQYRELAAFAQFGSDLDKATQETLARGARLVEVLKQGQYEPMPVEKQVMQLYAATNREDANKRGWIRQVPVSDVVRWMREFIEFSDGRYPQLAKDISAKRELTADIKTVLNKCIAEFNEVFQPTAGAKL; this is translated from the coding sequence ATGGAAATCCGCGCCGACGAGATCAGCAGAATCATCCGCGAGCAGATCAAGGACTACGGCAAGAAGGTCACCGTCGCCGAGACCGGAACCGTGCTCTCCGTGGGCGACGGTATCGCCCGTGTCTACGGCCTCGAGGGCGTGCTGTCCGGCGAGCTGGTGGAGTTCTCCAACGGGGTGAAGGGCCTGGTGCTCAACCTCGAGGAGGACAACGTCGGTGTCGCCATCATGGGTGACTTCAAGGACATCCGCGAGGGTGACATCGTCAAGCGCACCTCGACGATCGCCTCGGTGCCCGTGGGCAAGGGTCTGCTGGGCCGCGTGGTGAGCCCCCTGGGCGAGCCGCTGGACGGCAAGGGTCCCATCACGTCCACCGAGGTGCGCCGCCTGGAGGTGAAGGCGCCCGGTATCGTGAAGCGCAAGAGCGTGCACGAGCCCCTGCAGACGGGCATCAAGGCCCTGGACGCGCTGGTTCCGATTGGCCGCGGTCAGCGCGAGCTCATCATCGGTGACCGCCAGACGGGCAAGACGGCCGTCGCGATCGACGCGATCATCAACCAGAAGGGCCTGAACGTCTACTGCGTGTACGTGGCCATCGGCCAGAAGCAGTCCACGGTGGCCCAGGTGGTGGAGAAGCTGACGCGCGCGGGCGCCATGGAGTACACGGTGGTGGTGACGGCGAACGCCTCGGACCCCGCGCCGATGCAGTTCTTCGCCCCGTACGCCGGCGTGGCCATCGGCGAGTACTTCCGCGACAACAAGATGCACTCGCTCATCGTGTACGACGACCTGTCCAAGCAGGCCGTGGCGTACCGCCAGCTGTCGCTGCTCCTGCGCCGTCCGCCGGGGCGCGAGGCCTACCCGGGCGACGTGTTCTTCATCCACAGCCGCCTGCTGGAGCGCGCCGCGAAGCTGTCCGACGAGGAGGGCGCCGGCTCGCTGACCGCGCTCCCCATCATCGAGACGCAGGCCGGTGACGTGTCGGCCTACATCCCGACGAACGTCATCTCCATCACCGACGGGCAGATCTTCCTCGAGACGGATCTGTTCTTCGCCGGTGTGCGTCCCGCCATCAACGTGGGCCTCTCGGTGTCGCGCGTGGGAAGCGCGGCGCAGATCAAGGCCATGAAGCAGGTGGCCGGTACGCTGAAGCTGGACCTGGCGCAGTACCGCGAGCTGGCGGCGTTCGCGCAGTTCGGCTCGGACCTCGACAAGGCGACGCAGGAGACGCTGGCGCGCGGCGCCCGCCTGGTGGAGGTGCTGAAGCAGGGCCAGTACGAGCCCATGCCCGTCGAGAAGCAGGTGATGCAGCTCTACGCGGCCACCAACCGCGAGGACGCGAACAAGCGCGGGTGGATCCGCCAGGTGCCCGTCTCCGACGTGGTGCGCTGGATGCGCGAGTTCATCGAGTTCTCGGACGGCCGCTATCCGCAGCTGGCCAAGGACATCTCGGCCAAGCGCGAGCTGACGGCGGACATCAAGACGGTGCTGAACAAGTGCATCGCCGAGTTCAACGAGGTGTTCCAGCCGACGGCGGGCGCCAAGCTGTAA
- a CDS encoding Hsp70 family protein, with the protein MRDPVIGIDLGTTNSAVASVEEGRPRIIPSRSGGRLTPSVVGLTPKLSERVVGTKAQELAKEHPDCVVWATKRFIGRRFTPELVQQAKAVVPYQLAGGNTGDVRVKMAGRTVPVTQVSAMILGELKLDAEAFFGRGVSKCVITVPANFDDSQRQATREAATIAGLDTLRLINEPTAAALAYGLSRGFQGHALVFDLGGGTFDVTVLEITDGVYEVKATGGDPALGGEDFDLKIVEWLLAQVDDNHRELVHRDVVSMHKLKVAAEQAKRELTEYEETLISLDGLGDHTQPARKLTGLETALTRHFFEQLCEPLSKRCIAVCESVMKEAGMDPHSVDTVLLVGGMTRVPLIRRLVTDFFGKAPSTDVNPDEAVALGAAIHADELARQSGAALLLDVVGNSLGVGVMGGRVKHLIPRNSSVPVVAKDVFHPGRHGQTEARIPIYQGESELQDENRKLGEVVLRNLQGASRADTPLEVTFELSNEGTLSVRATDLKTGLSEAVKLEARPHLPGQEAERLVKEQAVYAQKQAQADAKKTEETFRKLLERGEKLAKLLQRTAEESPSDEADSAMINVRSLLATGYSALEARDAEQCAQVARQLTQLLSGRRD; encoded by the coding sequence ATGCGCGACCCCGTCATCGGCATCGATCTGGGCACCACCAACAGCGCCGTGGCCTCCGTGGAGGAGGGCCGGCCCCGCATCATTCCCTCACGCTCGGGCGGGCGGCTGACGCCCTCGGTGGTGGGCCTCACGCCCAAGCTGTCCGAGCGCGTGGTGGGCACCAAGGCCCAGGAGCTCGCCAAGGAGCACCCCGACTGCGTGGTGTGGGCCACCAAGCGCTTCATCGGGCGGCGCTTCACCCCGGAGCTGGTGCAGCAGGCCAAGGCGGTGGTGCCCTACCAGCTGGCGGGCGGCAACACCGGGGACGTGCGCGTGAAGATGGCCGGGCGCACCGTGCCCGTCACCCAGGTGTCGGCGATGATTCTGGGGGAGCTCAAGCTGGACGCCGAGGCCTTCTTCGGGCGCGGGGTGAGCAAGTGCGTCATCACCGTCCCGGCCAACTTCGATGACAGCCAGCGCCAGGCCACGCGCGAGGCGGCCACCATCGCCGGGCTGGACACCCTCCGCCTCATCAACGAGCCCACCGCCGCGGCGCTCGCCTACGGGCTGTCGCGCGGCTTCCAGGGCCATGCGCTCGTGTTCGACCTCGGCGGCGGCACCTTCGATGTCACCGTCCTGGAGATCACGGACGGCGTCTACGAGGTGAAGGCCACCGGCGGAGACCCGGCGCTGGGCGGCGAGGACTTCGATCTCAAGATTGTGGAATGGCTGCTGGCGCAGGTGGACGACAACCACCGCGAGCTGGTGCACCGGGACGTGGTGTCCATGCACAAGCTGAAGGTGGCCGCCGAGCAGGCCAAGCGCGAGCTGACGGAGTACGAGGAGACGCTCATCTCCCTGGATGGGCTGGGCGACCATACCCAGCCGGCGCGCAAGCTGACGGGCCTGGAGACGGCGCTGACGCGGCACTTCTTCGAGCAGCTGTGCGAGCCGCTGTCCAAGCGCTGCATCGCGGTGTGCGAGTCGGTGATGAAGGAAGCGGGGATGGACCCGCACTCGGTGGACACGGTGCTGCTGGTGGGCGGCATGACGCGCGTGCCGCTGATTCGTCGGCTGGTGACGGACTTCTTCGGCAAGGCGCCCTCCACGGACGTGAACCCGGACGAGGCGGTGGCGCTGGGCGCGGCCATCCACGCGGACGAGCTGGCGCGCCAGTCGGGTGCCGCGCTGCTGCTGGACGTGGTGGGCAACTCGCTGGGGGTGGGGGTGATGGGTGGGCGGGTGAAGCACCTCATTCCCCGCAACAGCTCGGTGCCGGTGGTGGCCAAGGACGTCTTCCACCCGGGCCGCCATGGGCAGACGGAAGCGCGCATCCCCATCTACCAGGGCGAGAGCGAGCTGCAGGACGAGAACCGCAAGCTGGGCGAGGTGGTGCTGCGCAACCTCCAGGGCGCCTCGCGCGCGGACACGCCGCTGGAGGTGACCTTCGAGCTGTCCAACGAGGGCACGCTGTCGGTGCGCGCCACGGACCTGAAGACGGGGCTGAGCGAGGCGGTGAAGCTCGAGGCCCGTCCCCACCTGCCGGGCCAGGAGGCCGAGCGGCTCGTGAAGGAGCAGGCCGTGTACGCGCAGAAGCAGGCGCAGGCGGACGCGAAGAAGACGGAGGAGACGTTCCGCAAGCTGCTGGAGCGCGGCGAGAAGCTGGCGAAGCTGCTGCAGCGCACCGCCGAGGAGAGCCCCAGCGATGAGGCGGACTCGGCGATGATCAACGTGCGCTCGCTGCTGGCGACCGGCTACTCGGCGCTGGAGGCCCGCGACGCCGAGCAGTGCGCCCAGGTGGCGCGCCAGCTCACCCAGCTGCTCTCCGGCCGCCGGGATTGA